The nucleotide sequence AAGAcctaaataaaatacttttctatTGCTGTTGATTATTTGGGAAATGCAGTTCATCCCAGGAAAGCCAGCATGCACAGGGCATCCACCAATATCCATTCTgcaacagcaaaagcaaaaaataactCCACAAATAGGTGTTTACATTGGAAGAGCATAGACAGAGATTTTACCCAGGTACTACTGTTATCATATTCTAACAAAATTTTCCATCTCAGACAGCATGTTAGCTCAATATATCTGTCCTGAAGACACATAGAAAGCAATCAGTAAGTTTTCTTGAAATGTCTTTATTGCTTTTAATTGTTCCTTGGTAACAGCAAAGTCAACAAttgtttttttggttcttttccctttcctttctgttaTTAACATATAATGTTccttaaaattccttttaaacATCTGATTTATCATATGCCTACCACAAAAGCCTTCTTTTTATTGACTGTATTATGAATTACACACCTATTTAACATTTCAGAAAGAGGGAGACCTCACTCTTGAGCAGGAAAGTTCACCATCAGTGTAAATAAAGGACATCTATGCCAGCACAAATCAAAGGCAAGCACACTAAAATCTAGGCTGGTAGACTTTTCACATCCAGGAAAACCTCCCTAACATTTCTTTTTGCAAAACAGGGTTTCCTGATATGCCTGGAGCCAATATGCTGTGATgcaggctggcactgcagaaTAGCAACAGCATACATTAAATCTGTGTTGGGAGCTGGTTACCAGAAACACTGCATAGTAATTATGGTGAAGATTCTCTGTGAAATAGATTCTGGTTTTTCAAGtgagattctgaaaaaaacacctcCTAACATTTCAGCAGAAATACTTTACAACTTGTCCAAACTGTAGAATATGTCTCATCTTTTCTCATAAAAGCTTACAGAGCTTGTAATTCACTGAGTTACTGCTTGTTCTAATACCTATCTGAGGGAAGGGCTTGGCATGGAGTAAGAGATGAGTAGGTGCATTAATTCAGTTCAAAGGTTCTTACAATTTataaaaagtaatgaaaagcTTAACTTGAACTCTCAACAACTCCACTTTCCCCCATCTCAAGTTCATAACACTGATATCGTCAAGTTTTTAAGAAGCTGCCAcagagaggggaggaaaaaaaagaagagtcaCCAGCTCACACCAAGGCTTCATTAAGCGGAACCACAAATCACACAGATGGAAGAGCAGTGCACGATGGCAAAGGGGCTGATGCACACCTGTTATGAGAGCCTCCTctccaatgtggccttggacAGAGCAGGAGACCGTGAggccaggcagggcagagaGCAAACAGCAGGAGCCAACTGGATCTGGCCATCTGTGACATCTGAGGACTGGTCCTCAgtttggaggaggaggggacaaagaagaaaaatcaaaacagagcACAGAATGACAACAAGATTTTTATACAAGCAGCCCTCATCCTTGTTCCAGACTCCAGCAAGGACTGGAGCAAGGACTGCACGATGTGCTCatcaagtaattttttctcaACTGTGAAGATGTAGCTAGTCATGCCATGCTCACCCTGTCAATGCTTTAgctgcctaaaaaaaaaatcccagacacTTCTAATACTGCTTTTCCAATAAAGAAAACTACACTTGCTCAGACAGTAGAATCTTAACAAGGCCTTGCTTGCTGAGTTAAAAAAGCCTGAGGTAAGAGAAGTCTGTATTaggggaggaaaaataaatagccCTTATTTAAACCCTCCTCTCACCTCAAAACAAAAGGCTCAGAAACTGAAAACTgataaaaagcaaatacaaaatgaGTCTCTTTCCTGAAGGTAGCACATTTTTCAGCTGGCAAAATAAATcgtccattaaaaaaaaaataaaaaggaggtaTCTAAATACATTCCATGTAAGCACTCATTTGCAACATTGGAAACTCTCCAAGACTTCTCAGCACATGAAGCCTGTGTCTCCAGCTCACACacaaatgcaataaaataagaCCAAGTTTTAACTAATCATTTCTGGAGCTTGTTAGGTCACTGCTCCATTAAACATGAAGCAATCCAGGCACCATTTCTCAGGATAGCCTTTTTCCAAATTACAGCAAACCCCACAGTATTTATACTGCCAAACAAATTATCAGCCTCTCACatataaaattgttttcatgTGTAGGTACTTTCAGTGACTGCTTAAGAAGAATCCCAAACATTTGAGACAAAGGGCAAAAGCACAGgtctaattttaaataattaacaCACTAccatttagattggaaaagactccaaaatcattgagtccaacctttgactgatGACCACCTTGTAGACCAAAGCAGCAAGTGCCATATCCAGCTGTTTCTGGAACACCTTCAGGGATgctgactccaccacctccctgagcagcccattGCAAGGTTTAACAGCCCTTTCTGCTGGTAATCCACAGAAGAGGTAAAGAACTCTAAACATGAATGcagacttttttaaaatgccagatttatttccttccttaCAGAAGAGCTGTTCTGGTCTGCAAATTAATGGACAAAATAAGCCTTATTTTGATTTTCACATTGTATGTGCTTAAAAAAAGATGGATTGCTGATGACAATCCCTTCAAATTGAAACTCAAGTTAGATTTTCTCTTGTCATATACTACCATTTTACAACTAACTCTGAAAACCTTGAGATTTTACTACTCCTGCTACCCCTAGCTCTTCCTGCTACAGTACAGAAACTATACTGCATACATATAAACCTGTATTTATGTAcagacacagaatcacagaaataaaagcactgGGCAAATGTAAAAGCTATCATTTGAGTTTATACTTCCCAGCAGGAACTCCAATCAAGCAATGTTCTGCACACAAATGTAAAGGGGATTTTTCCACAGCCTTCAGGTCAGGCTCAGAAAGAGCACCTTAGGCATGgcaggagaaaagaggaaactGCCAACTCCATTGCAAGATTAAATATAGAGCTCCTCAAAAACTCAAcctattttaattaattatttttatgctaacaataacaacaacaaaaaatatttcagagttttAAAGTAGCAAATTTATATATATCTTTTTCATACCTCTACTAGTTTAGTTTTAGTACAGATGATCCTCCTTAAGAGAGTATTTACAGACAAGGAAAAATAGTTAAACATCAGGATATTTATTTTGCAtacaaatatttacagaaaaatacttaCAAAAATCAAGTATTCAAATTTTAATTGACTTCACTTCAAAAAAGCttaatgctttcattttataaaaacaTGTTGCCTTTACTGTGCTCAAATTTGCTATTCAGATCTCTGGATTTTCTTATAAGAGCTTTCTTTTGTGCTTCATCAAAGCGATTGACTTTGAGATCCTGCTCTCGGTCAAATGGCCTTCTTTCCTGAGGTTTGCTCTTTTCTTCAGATGCTTTGCTCTTCAGCTTTTTCTGGTGGATGTCCATGAGAGACTCTGACCTCTTTGACTCCTggaaaaaatgaggaggaaGTAAAGTATTAATGAATATCAACAACAACATACAGAAAATCCAAATGGAAAGACTGGAGTCAGGAAGGCCAAGAGTTCCAGAAAAAGACAGCTCAGTAACTGGATATAAAATGGTAAATTTAGCATACATAGAGTAGAAAGTGTGAGCAATCTTGCATAGGCCAAAATACTAATAATTCACTGATGTAGATGGCCATAATGTTGTAGATAGCCATGATGTTGTTGAATCTCTACAGACAGTGCAGATAAATTATAAACTTAAtgcaaaagaaatataaaagttgCTCTGACATTACTGGCAGAATGGAGACACCATGTCAAAAGAAATATCTCAAAGTACAGGCCTAGTTTCCTATACACATACCCTGAGCACCTGGATTTGGTCACTGCTAGGCACAGGAACAAGCTAGACATCCTTTTAATCTTTCATGCACTACAGTGGGTTTTTAAATGTGTGCTCCTAACTTTAAATCATCTGCTGAAAGCTCACAGGACAAAGTCACAGGTTTGAGCTGGAGCATGTGTTTTGCCAACTCAAGGGCTTTAGCTGCATTTCCTAGAGAGCATGATCCAGTTCAAACACAACATAAAACTTCTGCTGATTTCACACAGGAGCAGGATTAGCTCTCACAAGACCATGAGGCCTCTCACTTACTCATACAGTGCATTTGTGTATCTAAACCAACTCTCTCATCAAAAAGCGCAGAAGCTGAACAGCTGTTTTCTCATGGTTTTCCTTCACTTCCTGTGCAAACATGCACCACATCACATGCAAATAATATCTTATGCATGAATTAAGAAAAGATTCCCATGGAAAACAGACAATACTGATGCATGATGTAACTGTGTCAGTGTTGAAAAAATTGCACCAAAGAATGTATGTTACATTAGCATCgaaagaagaaattactttAAGAGTGAAATCTGTTCTAGTGAAAAATCCTTGGTAAATGTCAGtggagaaagaaatagaaaataatagatgaaaaaactttaaaagaaaaatacccaaaacaaacacctgaaaatcagaaaagagCTGAttcaacagaaaagaaaaaacaaacaacaaaacaacccaagaAACATTGTTCTTGAACTTTGAAACAACTCCATGAATATTTGAAAGAGCAAATGCCTGTGTATGTTTTATTATGCATCAATGGCATAGAGGAAACCCCATAGTTTTACATAAAAATTGTTCTACTATATTCATAATGACAGTAGAGACAGACACTAAAGAAGAACCTTAAGACAGAATCCTAATAGCTCTGGATTTGCAAGTCTCTAAGGCAGGAGAAACATATGATTTAATGAACTGCAAATAAATTATCAGAAGTGCCAGATAAACATGTAAAGTAAGGCAAAGATGTGATTCTCAAGTTAATTGTCCTCTCAAGAGACAAGACTTTCTTCCATAGGAGTTCAGGCCATGCATCAGGGAAGAACTGGAAGTAAGAATTGTAAGGCACGCAGTGGCCTACACACTCTGAGGGACAGAGCTGACATAGAGAAAAGTGAGAGGGAATTTGACATGGAGTTCAGATTTCTAGTAATCAGCATCTGTCTGTGAACATCATCTGCTCCTGTAGAGATTGAGAAAAACTACATGTAACAAAGTTACTGTAATGAGTAGTTAATGTAATTAATGACAGAGGGCAACTAATGCAGTGACTTGCTTAGCCCATCAAGCCTCGTTCAGGTTAGTGCATTATGTTGGCCCAAAAGTTAAACCAGCACTACTGTTTAATTCTTAGGATGTCAGTAATTGGGTGAAGCAAGCTAATATTTGAATTAAAGTCCCAGCAACCATTTCCTGACATGAGGATGATTGAAGGAAAGCACCATCTAAAACTGAGGCAATATACACAAACCCAAATACTGTCACTTTGGAGAGGACCCAATCCTGTTCTTGTTGACATTAATGCCAAGTGTTCTAATGTCTTAAAATAGCAGTAGGTTTGGGCACTAAAAGGGAAACTGTAGTGGCATCACCATGGAAACCAGCAGCACTAGAAATGAGAACTAGAACAGTAAAGAACGAAAGGATATAGAAGTATTCTGTGATTACACTTACATTGTACGAAGTCACCTGCTCAATAAGCCTCTTGTCCCTCCCAGATAACTCCATTTCTTCATTATCTTTACTGCTTGACTTTTTTGCCTCTTCTCTTTCCTGATGAGTAGAAGAAAACCACATGTTACAGTAATCAGAATGTCTGAAGTAAAAAGCAAGCAAATCAATATCTACTTTAATTAAATTTGGAAAGTAAAGTCCTTGATAGAAGCCATCAGATATTTTCTGCTCAGCTTGACAGGAGAAGAAACTGGACATGCTAATTGGAAAGCCAATGAGCTGACACAGAGTATCTGACGACTGCAAAAGagagcagaaataaatgcataTCAATGATATTTAATGTTGCTACTTCATTGCCTTTACCTTTAACCCTGAATTAGTAAATTTGgataacaaagaaaaatctgggaaagaaaatttcaCTGAACAATCCACAGTATCTTTACTTTGTTTTCACAGAACATCAGTAACACCTACTGCCTGCAAGTACatatgaatgaataaataaatgctcACCTtggcttttctctctctgtcagCTGGAGTATCTGTCCAAATAGATCTATCACCTGATTTGTCATCAGTTCGTCTTTTGAATGTTCTTGGGCCAAATCCAAAGCTTTTCAACTCAGGTGGAAGCTCTGTCATCCATGATTCCCTGGTAACTTGTTTAGGTTCATCCTTTGCAAAAGAAGTAGGGGTGGAGGGAAGAGTGAAAAAAGCATAATCAAAAATGATTGTCTAAATCTCTTGGCTTCCAGCAGAAATCACagactgtttttctttgtgttaacACCTACACACGTGTAGCATCCCAAATAGAACTGCAACCAGGGTTACACAGAAACAGGTGAAGAGAAAGACAAATACACTCCAGCAATAAAATACTAGAAATTAAGAAATCCAACTTACACTGTCGGCTGAAGTaagcttttctttcattctctgAGCTCTGCGTTCAAACTCTTCAGCCACATCAGATTCCACTGGTCCTTTTGCAGGCATTGGGCCTATAAAATTGTCTTCATCCTCGCTATCTGTCAGcttccaaaaagaaaacatttctttcaaacaTAGTGTTAAGAGCATCAAGAAACACTTGAGCTTCACAGAATTAAGGAGTTTGTCTAGAAGAGTATATGAACCTAATGCAATGCATCTCCCAGACAACAAAAACCTGGATTAGAACTCCAGATTAGTCCTATTCTAGCACTTGAACATGGATATTTCATCTCCATTTTGCCAAAAGCAGCATCTCTTGTCTGAGGCAAGACTGGTGGTaaaggcagaggcagcacaCAAAGCTACTTTACATTGCTCTGCATGCAGAGCACTGCATGCAGCCTCTGTGGCCATGGGTAAATTTAGAACACACAAGCATACAACTTCCATATTTTGGGCTTTACCATCACTAGCAACATTCAGATGCATTTCCCTAAAAAGGATCACAATTTCACACTGCAAGAACTGTCTTGAGCTCACATTCAGTGATGCTAGAAATATTAAAGTGCAAGGTAGGGTACCAGTGGCACAAGCTGCGCGTACAGCATCTCCAGCTAATCCTTTGGCTCTGTCATTCACTTCTTCAATCCCTCATGGATCccttcaggaagaatttcttcactgcaaGAGttatcaagcactggaacaggctgccaagtaggtggtggagtcaccattcctggaacTGTTCAGAAAATGGCTGGATGTGGCCcttagtgccatggtctagcTAACAAAGTGGTGATGGGTCAAAGGTTGGACCCAATGATCCAGGAAGTGTTTTCCAacttaatgattccatgattctgacATAGCATTCTAAGCAATTTTTTGGAGAAGGGCTAAAAAAGTAAGTTTGTTAGGGATTAGATGTCAATACAAAATATCCCTAGTTGCCAGGGGTCATACAGAAAGCTCACTGGTGCCTTCCTCCAAGTTCAAACAGTACAGATGTGGATGCAAGCAAAACTAGACAGAAAATGGTGATGCCACAGTGCCCTGGGAGCAAAGCTAAGGCACCCAATATCTACAAAAATGCAAAGATTTTGCTACAGTCCAACTGTGCATGATAAAGCAATGGGAATAGGATGACAAGGCTATGTCATCCTATGTCATCAGGAAGCACAAAGCATTACTTGAGAAAGCACAAGGTAATGAGTCATTAGATTCACTAAAGCAAAGTGAAGAGTCAGCATGCCTCTAAAGATGtatttgaatataaaataattaaataaagtttttaaaaagccaacAAGAAATTACTCATattcaaaatagaaatataataagaaaatataataagaaaatataagaaaaataatattattagGAGGAGGTAATATAAAGATAAttattaggaaaagaaaaaaggtaagtTCTGTAATACCAGTAAAAAAGCTGATGCTAGAAGATGTATTTATGAGAAAATAGACttttttgtttgcaaaatataaaaacagaCTGGCTTTGACATCTCTGCCTCAAGAGGTTTGTCACTATGATAAACTGCTTAATCATTATTTGGAGTTATAAGACGATGAGTAGCTCCGAAATGTCAGATAATCTTTCTGCACGATGAATTACAACACTACTCACTGCAGGAGGCTGGAGAATTACATGCTTTGCAACTGCTaacaaaaaaagtgaagtttcagagcagcctttgcATCCTTCTTTCCTAGCATGTCTAACATCTTCCATAGTGTCTGGGAGTTAAATGTAGAAATGTAAGTATTcgaaaaataaacagaataacCATTCATTCTCTCTCCCAGGAAATTAATATTCAGTTTATCATAGCATGAGAGAGATTCACTTGTCTAAGCACTGGTATCCAGCACCATTTTTGGTGTCTTAGGGTCTCTTGCCTGGCTTAAGAGGTGCTGCTCAAGAAGGGCATGATCTTCTGTAAAAGTGTTACTCTCTACCTGCCAGGCCCTCCCATAGGCAATTTGGATCCCTCAGAATGGTACTGGAAGCCCTCCTGTAGGAAGCTCAATCTTCCCCACAGCTGTATTTTATCATATGTCTTGTTCTTGAATGTTCTTTAGTAGCACATGAATTATTTTGCAACCATGGATGGCAGACTACAGAACTTCTACCTAGTTTTTACCTAACATAACCAGAAAAGTCAAAAAACATGAACTGAAGAGGTGTCCCAGTGTCACTGTCCTCCACTACCTCGCTACCAGTTACAGGTATCATCCTGCAATTGCTAGGAACAATTTAGTGACACTGCAATGCCATTCTTGAGTGTGTGCTTTTGGATAAACTTATTTAAAGGTTGCAGCCACTAGTAAACATTTTTAAGGAGGTGAAGATGTGTTTTCTGCCTGCAGTTTAGGATGCCAAGATTGCTTGTGTTCAGGTAGTGCACCACCTATTTAACAgcaaaaacacaacaaaccaGACCAGTctttttgatttctctttttttaaaggcttatttATGCTCCAGTATTtgacttcagaaaaaatatgcCAGACACTTTCTGGTCCAAAATTAAACTGTAATCCTGAGAAGTATGTCTGGTAGTCTCTTTCAGGCTGCAACTTGTTCAACCATTTCAGGGAgctttttctgaaacaaaaggcTCATCTTTTCACAAACCTGGGGACGGGATTCTGATGAAACCGAAGGTCCTATGAAGCATCTGCTACTCCCGGTGTCCTCTGAAGATTTCTTAAAGCCAGGTGGTAATGCAGGACCTATAATGGGCCTTGACAGTGGcaggggggaaggaaaaaacaatctTGGTTTTACAGTTGAGGGGAAAAATATAACAGatcaatataaaaataaaaatcaaacatttatGATAAGTACgactttccttcctccccacacCAAGTGTGCCCCAGTGCACATATCCTGCAGATAACTGAATAAGAGTGTCTCCGTTTTCCAGGAGGACCTGTGCTGACAGTTttgatgcaaaaaaacccaggaaagtCCCAGCATGTAGTCAAAGAAAGccacatttttcttccctagTTTCCTTCACCAGATTCAAGAGCAATGAAAGGTGGTAAGACAAATACATGCTCCTCCTTTGCAATCAACAAACCAAATTTTGTTCTTGTCTCACACCTCCATTTCACTGTCCTTTAATAAGCAGAAACTGAACtgctctgattttatttcacCTTCAAgtaggaaagagagaagaaaagtttTGTGAGTCCAGGTAACTTCACTGATTTGTTTTTAAGCGGCAGCTCTGCAAGCAATGTTGACTTAGCTGTCTCCACAAACACAGAAAGGTGAGAATTTCTTTTCAGTGGTAAAAAGAATACTATAAACTGAACTCAAAGAAACTGTGCTTGCTGTATTGAAAGTCTTTTGTATGTGAGTTCCTCTTAATAATACAGCAGAATATTCTTTAAAGCTaataaaaactaattaaaaactCAAATAGCTGTCACTTGAAGTCATAACCAAGTGACAGTATCCTCCCAAAGTAACAGCAGACTTTGTTTATTATGATCTTCAGTTGTGAGCTTTAGGTTATCAAAAGTAACAGCAGCTGAATTGAATTTGCTAATTATGGCCTTTACTCAATCCCAGGTAATCTAATCAATACAGCCATGCTGTACTGATATTATTGTCAGGGTTTAAAcaggggaaataaaatacacaaattcTCACTGAAGAACCAACCACAGATATACAGACATGAGCAATATATATGAGCTCAGGCCAGTACTGAGCACTGGTGAGATTTTAAAGCCAGTCAAGGAGCCTTGGTTAATTTTGAAGTTCcacccccacagagctgctgcagtttcatcttccttctttccttcctgactACTTTCTTGTTAAGACCATGTTTTAAATTCCTAATGTAATTTAAAGAGATTAAGTTTAAACTTACACAGAtacacccccaaaaaatctttaattttagTATACAAGTAGCCTTATTCTGCATAGAGAGACAGATAAATCAAATTATAAAAAAAGTTCTCTACTGAAATATATATGAACATCTCTGTTGTGGGCTGTATCTGTGCAGCCTGTGAAAAAGAAGCAATTTCAAAT is from Cinclus cinclus chromosome 2, bCinCin1.1, whole genome shotgun sequence and encodes:
- the GPALPP1 gene encoding GPALPP motifs-containing protein 1 isoform X4; this translates as MARQLIGPALPPGFPRRAEAEPGEDFSQVAGPALPPDYKSSCSSETPDTDDSSESLPVPRDTNRDSEEETGDPAPKKPKRIHEDYDDDDDGFFGPALPPGFKKQDDSPERPIIGPALPPGFKKSSEDTGSSRCFIGPSLTDSEDEDNFIGPMPAKGPVESDVAEEFERRAQRMKEKLTSADSDEPKQVTRESWMTELPPELKSFGFGPRTFKRRTDDKSGDRSIWTDTPADRERKAKEREEAKKSSSKDNEEMELSGRDKRLIEQVTSYNESKRSESLMDIHQKKLKSKASEEKSKPQERRPFDREQDLKVNRFDEAQKKALIRKSRDLNSKFEHSKGNMFL
- the GPALPP1 gene encoding GPALPP motifs-containing protein 1 isoform X1, with translation MARQLIGPALPPGFPRRAEAEPGEDFSQAVKCPCSPHEADCCSAEEKRRAIAGPALPPDYKSSCSSETPDTDDSSESLPVPRDTNRDSEEETGDPAPKKPKRIHEDYDDDDDGFFGPALPPGFKKQDDSPERPIIGPALPPGFKKSSEDTGSSRCFIGPSVSSESRPQLTDSEDEDNFIGPMPAKGPVESDVAEEFERRAQRMKEKLTSADSDEPKQVTRESWMTELPPELKSFGFGPRTFKRRTDDKSGDRSIWTDTPADRERKAKEREEAKKSSSKDNEEMELSGRDKRLIEQVTSYNESKRSESLMDIHQKKLKSKASEEKSKPQERRPFDREQDLKVNRFDEAQKKALIRKSRDLNSKFEHSKGNMFL
- the GPALPP1 gene encoding GPALPP motifs-containing protein 1 isoform X3, which translates into the protein MCFGNAMIDHTHLKHLVGISHITGCSVAGPALPPDYKSSCSSETPDTDDSSESLPVPRDTNRDSEEETGDPAPKKPKRIHEDYDDDDDGFFGPALPPGFKKQDDSPERPIIGPALPPGFKKSSEDTGSSRCFIGPSVSSESRPQLTDSEDEDNFIGPMPAKGPVESDVAEEFERRAQRMKEKLTSADSDEPKQVTRESWMTELPPELKSFGFGPRTFKRRTDDKSGDRSIWTDTPADRERKAKEREEAKKSSSKDNEEMELSGRDKRLIEQVTSYNESKRSESLMDIHQKKLKSKASEEKSKPQERRPFDREQDLKVNRFDEAQKKALIRKSRDLNSKFEHSKGNMFL
- the GPALPP1 gene encoding GPALPP motifs-containing protein 1 isoform X2, with product MARQLIGPALPPGFPRRAEAEPGEDFSQVAGPALPPDYKSSCSSETPDTDDSSESLPVPRDTNRDSEEETGDPAPKKPKRIHEDYDDDDDGFFGPALPPGFKKQDDSPERPIIGPALPPGFKKSSEDTGSSRCFIGPSVSSESRPQLTDSEDEDNFIGPMPAKGPVESDVAEEFERRAQRMKEKLTSADSDEPKQVTRESWMTELPPELKSFGFGPRTFKRRTDDKSGDRSIWTDTPADRERKAKEREEAKKSSSKDNEEMELSGRDKRLIEQVTSYNESKRSESLMDIHQKKLKSKASEEKSKPQERRPFDREQDLKVNRFDEAQKKALIRKSRDLNSKFEHSKGNMFL